A window of Parambassis ranga chromosome 10, fParRan2.1, whole genome shotgun sequence contains these coding sequences:
- the slu7 gene encoding pre-mRNA-splicing factor SLU7, whose protein sequence is MTEQTSANTEGIVGLDEPKKMTREDWRKKKELEEQRKLGNAPAEVDEEGKDINPHIPQYISSVPWYIDPSKRPTLKHQRPQTQDTHNSAIADWYKRGVQENAVVTKFRKGACENCGAMTHKKKDCLERPRKVGAKFTGTGIAPDEHSQVLLDLDYDGKRDRWNGYDPEEHQRIVEEYAKVDLAKRTLKAQKLQDELASGKLDQTEREHDSEDEDEDKYADDIDMPGQNFDSKRRITVRNLRIREDTAKYLRNLDPNSAYYDPKTRAMRENPYSNTGKNPDEVGYAGDNFVRYSGDTVTMAQTQLFAWEAYERGTEVHLQADPTKLEVLHRSFKVKKEDFKETQRESILEKYGGQQHLDAPPRELLLAQTEDYVEYSRHGAVLKGLEKAVARSKYEEDVLINNHTCIWGSYWKDGFWGYKCCHSMVKQSYCTGDAGIEVNNTDCVPFEEGLTEPQEEEQPKSLLEMHREKITKDKKKKKKNKKKRHGSGSSDSEDEEKKKEKLKKALEAEDRRVKHVEALMQLDERKRPYSSLQELKAPTEEEIEAFRMKRCRPDDPMASFLGQ, encoded by the exons ATGACGGAGCAGACCAGCGCGAACACCGAGGGGATCGTGGGCCTAGATGAGCCCAAAAAGATGACCAGGGAGgactggaggaagaagaaggagctggaggagcagaggaagctgGGAAACGCTCCAGCTGAGGTGGACGAGGAGGGAAA GGACATCAACCCTCACATCCCACAATATATTTCATCAGTACCATGGTACATTGACCCATCTAAAAGACCCACGCTAAAGCATCAAAGACCACAGACGCAGGACACACACAACTCGGCCATCGCAGATTGGTACAAAAGAGGAGTGCAAGAG AATGCAGTTGTGACTAAATTTCGTAAGGGTGCTTGTGAAAACTGCGGCGCcatgacacacaaaaagaaagactGTTTGGAg CGACCCAGAAAAGTTGGGGCAAAGTTCACAGGAACAGGGATAGCTCCAGATGAACACAGTCAAGTCCTGCTGGACTTGGATTATGATGGAAAGCGTGATCGCTGGAATGGATATGACCCTGAAGAACACCAGCGCATTGTTGAAGAGTATGCCAAAGTAGATTTG GCCAAAAGGACGCTAAAGGCACAGAAACTTCAAGATGAGCTTGCCTCTGGAAAACTTGACCAAACT gaGCGAGAACATgacagtgaggatgaggatgaagacaaATACGCAGATGATATCGACATGCCTGGTCAGAACTTTGACTCCAAGAGACGAATCACTGTCAGGAATCTGCGTATTAGAGAAGATACAGCCAAA TACTTGAGGAATCTGGATCCAAATTCAGCATACTATGATCCAAAGACTCGAGCTATGAGGGAGAACCCGTATTCAAACACTGGCAAGAACCCTGATGA AGTGGGGTATGCTGGGGACAACTTTGTTCGGTATTCTGGAGACACAGTCACCATGGCTCAAACACAAT TGTTTGCCTGGGAGGCTTATGAGAGAGGCACTGAGGTCCATCTGCAGGCTGACCCCACCAAGCTCGAGGTGCTCCACCGGTCCTTCAAGGTCAAGAAGGAGGACTttaaagagacacagagggagagcaTCCTGGAGAAG TATGGAGGTCAGCAGCATTTAGATGCACCACCACGGGAGCTGTTACTGGCTCAGACTGAGGACTATGTGGAGTACTCTCGTCACGGCGCTGTACTGAAAGGACTGGAGAAGGCTGTCGCCCGCTCAAAGTACGAGGAGGATGTGCTCATCAACAACCACACT tgtATTTGGGGCTCCTACTGGAAGGATGGCTTTTGGGGCTATAAGTGCTGTCATTCCATGGTCAAACAGAGTTATTGTACAGGAGATGCAGGAATTGAAGTA aacAACACAGACTGTGTTCCATTTGAGGAGGGACTAACTGAACCACAGGAGGAAGAACAGCCCAAGTCTCTGCTGGAA ATGCATCGAGAAAAGATAACAAAagataagaagaagaaaaagaagaacaaaaagaagAGGCATGGCTCTGGCAGCAGTGACTCAGAGgacgaggagaagaagaaggagaaactaAAGAAG GCTCTGGAAGCAGAAGACAGGCGAGTGAAGCATGTAGAAGCATTGATGCAACTGGATGAGAGGAAGAGACCATACAGCAGCCTGCAGGAATTGAAAGCACCCACCGAGGAGGAGATAGAAGCTTTCCGCATGAAACGCTGCCGGCCAGATGATCCCATGGCTTCCTTCCTGGGACAGTGA